The Bacillota bacterium region TCATAATATCCTGAACCGCTTTGCAATGGTCCTTATGCTCATGGGTCACCAATGCCGCTGCTATTTCGATGGTGCGAAACCTCAACCCTTTCTGTATCTCTTTCCTGCTTATCCCGCATTCCAAGAGCAAGGGGGTGCTTCCGTCGGTCACCCTGTAGCAGTTCCCCTTGCTACCGGATGCGAGGGGAAGTATCTCAATCAAAATCCGGGTCCCCCGGTGTCGGTCATATTCATTTGCATGGCTTCTATGGATTGCTTGTCCTGTTTTGGCCCAGGCTTATTCTCTTGCTTCGGTTCCGGATCGCCTTCTTTTCTTCTTGTGTTCGCATCCGAAGGCGGAGCGTCTTCCGCATCGGACACCTCATATTCAACGTCAATTGCCTCGCTGTTCGCGTTTTGGCGGATTTCTTCTTCTACCTCAAACTCGGCCATCTTCATCTCCATCTCTTTGGTCCTGAGGTAAGCATCGTCTATCTTTGTGCTGTCGATGGTAATATCGTTGTAGGCGGCACGGTACATGGTTTTCCAACACATTTTCTCGAACCAGCCTTCAACCTTTTCTTTGCCTATTTTTTTACCGTCCTCCCAAACGTCTTTTTCACCGCCCCAAAATTCGGGTGCGGCATGTTTGGGCTTGCGCTTTAGAATTTCCTCAAGGTTAAATACTACTGTTTTGTTTTTCTCGGGGTTTTGCGAATACGAGTGATAGTAGAAGCCCCCGACTATTTCCCCACGGTCAAAAGGATTTTCGATTTCAAACACATAGCTTTCATAGGGGTTGTTTTTGTCCTTTTTGA contains the following coding sequences:
- a CDS encoding recombinational DNA repair protein (RecE pathway), whose amino-acid sequence is MAKNQVVTQEQLKGETKPTASERFTQMVIKEFGSGVGEIALTDAQRRLAQNYFIAIDEALKTSEINRQKKSEKYRDKLPVVWENVNMRDLAINVVAYARMGLDPLQKNHINPIPYKNNTTNKYDIGFIEGYRGIELKAKKYGIDVPDVVVVELVYKSDKFKPIKKDKNNPYESYVFEIENPFDRGEIVGGFYYHSYSQNPEKNKTVVFNLEEILKRKPKHAAPEFWGGEKDVWEDGKKIGKEKVEGWFEKMCWKTMYRAAYNDITIDSTKIDDAYLRTKEMEMKMAEFEVEEEIRQNANSEAIDVEYEVSDAEDAPPSDANTRRKEGDPEPKQENKPGPKQDKQSIEAMQMNMTDTGGPGF